In Perca flavescens isolate YP-PL-M2 chromosome 7, PFLA_1.0, whole genome shotgun sequence, the following proteins share a genomic window:
- the lmbr1l gene encoding limb region 1 homolog-like protein, producing METDDVSVREQLFHNRVRETIICVLLFTCLYMVSYLILTHFKKTAEFVTDDIEDATVNKIALWLCTFTLSVAVCAVLLLPISILSNEVLLTFPQSYYMQWLNGSLIHGLWNLVFLFSNLSLVFLMPFAYFFTESEGFAGSRKGVMARVYEAVVLLLLLALLVLGIVWVASALLHDNIARKSLYDLWEYYLPYLYSGISLFGVLLLLLCTPFGLSRMFSVTGSLMVKPRLLEDVEDILSCTTFEEDSLSRKLNCSSTTSCWVKLNMEGMKKEYQTVRSKRIALEMRRKASPWQRNLGYPLAMLVLLALTVMCVLMVCFNVLELLLDETAMPRGMEDPHLGMASFSMFGSLGAAVQVVLILYLMVSSVVGFYSSPLFTGLLPHAQDTNLTQIIGNCVSLLILSSALPVFSRTIGITRFDLLGDFGRYNWLGNFYIVFLYNMLFAGLTSASLIKTVTWAVQRELIRAFGLHRLPLTVSRSTVPFRLLLASGLSKIQ from the exons ATGATATTGAAGATGCCACCGTCAACAAAATTGC GCTGTGGCTGTGTACGTTCACCCTGTCTGTTGCAGTGTGTGCCGTGCTCCTTCTCCCCATCTCCATTCTGTCCAACGAGGTGCTGCTCACCTTCCCCCAGAGCTACTACATGCAGTGGCTCAATGGATCTCTTATCCACG GATTGTGGAACCTAGTTTTCCTTTTCTCCAATTTGTCCCTGGTCTTCCTCATGCCCTTTGCCTACTTCTTCACGGAGTCTGAGGGATTTGCGGGGTCCAGAAAG GGGGTTATGGCACGAGTGTATGAAGCAgttgtgctgctgttgctgctggctCTGCTTGTGCTGGGCATTGTGTGGGTGGCATCAGCCCTCCTCCACGACAACATAGCCAGGAAGAGCCTCTATG ACCTATGGGAGTATTACCTTCCCTACCTGTATTCGGGTATCTCTCTGTTTGGAGTGTTGCTGCTTTTGT TGTGCACTCCCTTTGGGTTGTCTCGAATGTTCAGTGTAACTGGCAGCCTAATGGTCAAACCGCGG ctgttggaAGATGTCGAAGATATTCTGAGCTGCACCACATTTGAGGAAGACTCGCTCTCCAGGAAACTGAACT GTAGCAGTACAACGTCATGCTGGGTCAAGCTGAACATGGAGGGGATGAAAAAAGAGTACCAAACAGTCCGGAGCAAGCGCATTGCCCTAG AAATGCGTAGGAAAGCGTCCCCATGGCAGCGAAATTTGGGCTATCCACTGGCCATGCTTGTGCTCCTCGCACTGACG GTGATGTGTGTACTGATGGTCTGTTTCAATGTGTTGGAGTTGCTCCTGGATGAGACTGCTATGCCTAGAGGAATGGAG gaCCCTCATCTGGGGATGGCCTCCTTCTCCATGTTTGGCTCACTGGGCGCTGCAGTTCAAGTAGTCCTCATCCT CTATCTGATGGTGTCCTCAGTGGTGGGCTTCTATAGTTCTCCTCTCTTCACTGGCCTCCTGCCTCATGCACAGGACACCAACCTCACACAG ATAATTGGTAACTGTGTTTCATTGCTTATCCTGAGCTCAGCACTGCCAGTCTTTTCACGCACAATTG GGATCACCCGCTTCGATCTACTGGGAGACTTTGGTCGGTATAACTGGCTTGGGAACTTCTACATTGTATTCCTGTACAACATGCTGTTTGCTGGTCTCACCTCTGCCTCCCTGATCAAGACGGTCACCTGGGCAGTACAGAGAGAGCTTATCCGTGCCTTTG gtCTCCACAGACTGCCTTTAACTGTGTCACGCTCCACCGTCCCCTTCAGACTCCTCCTGGCCAGTGGACTGTCTAAAATCCAGTGA